A DNA window from Abyssisolibacter fermentans contains the following coding sequences:
- a CDS encoding ABC transporter ATP-binding protein, whose product MSAFKEQDYNSKINLNTWKKLFKFVKPFKKYVFMLMGLMVIVAAIDAVFPMLTKYAIDNFIEKNTINGIEKFIFVYLALVIIQVVNVGIFIFSAGKIETGVAYTIRKHGFDKLQKLSFSYYDKTAVGWIMARMTSDIQKLSDIIAWGLVDLVWGITMMIFIIAIMVYVNLKLALIALSVVPILVIVSMYFQQKILKAYRSVRKINSRITGAFNEGIMGAKTTKTLVTEDKNLKEFTGITTKMKSSSVKAAVYSSLYLPIAILLGNIGTGLVLWIGGNGVISNSVNYGTVVAFISYTILFFEPVRNLANIFAEMQSAQASVERIMSMLETKIDIEDNSEVVTRYGEMFNSNTKQWPDIKGDIKFDNVSFSYKEGETVLEKFNLEVKEGETIALVGETGSGKSTIVNLACRFYEPTKGRILIDGVDYTKRPLLWLQSNLGYVLQTPHLFSGTIKDNIRYAKLDASELEIIRAAKLVNAHDFIMKLDKGYDSEVGEGGNRLSTGEKQLISFARAVLANPRIFILDEATSSIDTEKEKIIQDAINKVLKGRTSFIIAHRLSTIRSADRILVVRNGKITEEGNHASLMKKKGYYYRLYTNQFKDEQEMQILNN is encoded by the coding sequence ATGAGTGCTTTTAAAGAGCAAGACTACAATAGTAAAATAAATTTAAACACATGGAAAAAGCTATTTAAGTTTGTAAAACCTTTTAAAAAATATGTATTTATGTTAATGGGATTAATGGTAATAGTAGCTGCAATAGATGCTGTTTTTCCTATGCTTACTAAATATGCTATTGATAATTTTATAGAAAAAAATACGATAAATGGTATAGAAAAATTTATATTTGTATATTTAGCGCTTGTAATTATTCAAGTTGTAAATGTAGGCATATTTATATTTTCAGCTGGAAAGATAGAAACAGGTGTAGCTTATACAATCAGAAAACATGGTTTTGATAAATTACAAAAACTATCTTTTTCATATTACGATAAGACCGCTGTAGGCTGGATTATGGCAAGAATGACCTCTGACATCCAAAAGCTAAGTGATATCATAGCTTGGGGCTTAGTTGACTTAGTTTGGGGAATTACTATGATGATATTTATAATTGCAATCATGGTGTATGTCAACTTGAAATTAGCATTAATAGCACTATCTGTAGTTCCAATATTAGTAATAGTAAGTATGTATTTTCAACAAAAGATACTAAAAGCTTATAGAAGTGTTAGAAAGATAAATTCAAGAATAACTGGTGCCTTTAATGAAGGTATAATGGGTGCTAAAACAACTAAGACATTAGTTACAGAAGATAAGAATCTTAAAGAATTTACAGGAATAACTACTAAGATGAAGAGTTCATCAGTTAAAGCGGCAGTGTATTCTTCACTTTATTTGCCAATCGCTATACTTCTGGGTAACATTGGTACTGGATTAGTACTATGGATAGGTGGAAATGGTGTTATATCAAATTCTGTTAACTATGGTACAGTAGTAGCGTTTATATCATATACAATTTTATTCTTTGAACCAGTTAGAAACTTGGCAAACATATTTGCAGAGATGCAATCAGCACAAGCTTCTGTAGAACGTATTATGTCAATGTTAGAAACAAAAATAGATATAGAAGATAACTCTGAAGTAGTAACACGATATGGAGAAATGTTTAATTCTAATACAAAACAATGGCCTGATATAAAGGGAGATATAAAATTTGATAATGTTTCATTCTCATATAAAGAAGGCGAGACAGTACTAGAGAAATTTAATTTAGAAGTAAAAGAAGGAGAGACAATAGCTTTAGTAGGGGAAACAGGTTCAGGTAAAAGTACTATAGTAAATCTAGCATGTAGATTTTACGAGCCAACAAAAGGTAGAATACTAATAGATGGAGTAGATTATACTAAAAGACCTTTATTGTGGTTACAAAGCAATTTAGGATACGTTCTTCAAACACCACATTTATTTAGCGGAACAATTAAAGATAACATTAGATATGCTAAATTGGACGCTAGTGAATTAGAAATAATACGTGCAGCAAAGCTTGTAAATGCACATGATTTCATTATGAAATTAGATAAAGGTTATGATTCAGAAGTAGGAGAAGGTGGAAATAGATTATCAACAGGAGAAAAACAACTTATTTCTTTTGCTAGAGCAGTATTAGCTAATCCTAGAATTTTCATATTAGACGAAGCAACTTCTTCAATAGATACAGAAAAGGAAAAGATTATCCAAGACGCAATAAATAAAGTACTAAAAGGCAGAACTAGTTTTATAATAGCACATAGACTGTCCACAATAAGATCAGCAGATAGGATATTGGTTGTAAGAAATGGAAAGATAACAGAAGAAGGAAACCATGCATCATTGATGAAGAAGAAAGGGTACTATTATAGACTTTATACTAATCAGTTTAAAGATGAACAAGAAATGCAGATATTGAATAATTAA
- a CDS encoding ABC transporter ATP-binding protein yields the protein MISILKGNKLKYSGAILSIGLETLLALLIPLIVRVTIDSIIGTEPMDVPHLLLKSILFIGGRDALRQKLWICGLAVVLITVIRGIFLFLKGKLSAQASESIAKNTREKLYDHLQNLSYDYHVKAETGDLIQRCTSDVETIRKFFAIQFVEIGRGIFMILIVGIIMFNINVKLALVSIAIVPIIFLFAVIFFSKVKKKFKLCDEAEARLSTALQENLTGVRVVRAFARQKYEIDKFEERNTAYMELVQKLINMMACYWSFSDLLCMMQSGFVLVMGCYLAFKGEVTLGTVVAFTSYEGRLLWPVRQMGRVLTDMGKAFVAIDRIEEILGEPIEETSSDEIQAEIQGNIEFNDVYFEYEEGKPVLNGVSFDVKKGETIAILGPTGSGKSSLIHLLVRLYDYKKGSIKIDGTEITRINKKWLRKNVGIVLQEPFLFSKTIKDNISIAKSHVEDHEIFNAASIASIHDVINSMDNGYDTPVGEQGVTLSGGQKQRIAIARTIINNCPVLIFDDSLSAVDTETDAAIRTALKERSSNVTTFIISHRITTVAQADKIIVLEKGKIAQLGTHEALIKQNGLYKRVWNIQNSLEADIDKIV from the coding sequence ATAATATCAATTTTAAAAGGTAATAAATTAAAATATTCAGGGGCAATATTAAGTATTGGATTAGAAACACTATTAGCACTATTAATTCCACTTATTGTAAGGGTTACAATAGATTCAATAATTGGGACTGAACCAATGGATGTACCACATTTACTACTAAAAAGTATTTTATTTATTGGTGGTAGAGATGCATTGAGACAAAAGCTGTGGATTTGTGGTTTAGCTGTAGTGTTAATAACTGTAATAAGAGGTATTTTCCTATTCTTAAAAGGAAAACTTTCAGCACAGGCTTCTGAATCAATAGCTAAAAATACAAGAGAAAAATTATATGATCACCTTCAAAATTTATCTTACGATTATCATGTAAAAGCTGAGACAGGTGATTTAATTCAAAGATGTACTTCAGATGTTGAAACTATAAGAAAATTCTTTGCAATACAATTTGTGGAAATTGGCAGAGGGATATTCATGATATTAATAGTTGGAATAATTATGTTCAATATAAATGTCAAGTTGGCTTTGGTTTCAATAGCAATAGTACCAATAATATTTCTATTTGCTGTTATATTTTTTAGTAAAGTTAAAAAGAAATTTAAACTTTGTGATGAAGCCGAAGCAAGACTATCTACAGCATTACAAGAAAATTTAACAGGAGTTAGAGTAGTTAGAGCTTTTGCTAGACAGAAATATGAAATTGATAAATTTGAAGAAAGAAATACAGCATATATGGAATTAGTTCAAAAATTAATAAATATGATGGCTTGTTATTGGTCATTTTCTGATTTGTTATGTATGATGCAAAGTGGTTTTGTACTTGTCATGGGTTGTTATCTAGCATTCAAAGGTGAGGTGACACTAGGTACAGTTGTAGCATTTACATCATATGAGGGTAGATTACTTTGGCCAGTAAGACAAATGGGTCGTGTGTTAACAGATATGGGTAAAGCATTTGTGGCAATTGATCGTATAGAGGAAATATTAGGTGAACCTATAGAAGAAACAAGTAGCGACGAAATACAGGCAGAAATTCAAGGAAATATTGAATTTAATGATGTTTATTTTGAATATGAGGAAGGTAAACCAGTCTTGAATGGTGTATCCTTTGATGTAAAAAAAGGTGAAACAATAGCAATACTAGGACCTACAGGTTCTGGTAAATCATCATTAATTCATTTGCTTGTTAGATTATATGATTATAAAAAAGGGTCAATTAAAATAGATGGAACAGAAATTACAAGAATAAATAAAAAATGGTTAAGAAAAAATGTAGGCATAGTGCTTCAAGAGCCATTTTTGTTTTCAAAAACTATTAAGGATAATATTAGTATAGCTAAATCTCATGTTGAAGATCATGAAATATTTAATGCAGCATCTATTGCATCTATACATGATGTAATTAATAGTATGGATAATGGATATGACACACCAGTTGGAGAGCAAGGAGTAACTTTATCAGGTGGACAAAAACAACGTATAGCAATAGCAAGAACTATAATTAATAACTGTCCTGTTTTAATTTTTGATGATTCATTGAGTGCTGTTGATACAGAAACTGATGCAGCTATACGAACAGCGCTAAAAGAGCGAAGTAGCAATGTAACGACATTTATAATTTCGCATAGAATTACAACTGTTGCTCAGGCAGATAAGATAATAGTTCTTGAAAAAGGTAAAATTGCGCAGTTGGGAACACATGAAGCTTTAATAAAGCAAAATGGATTATATAAAAGAGTATGGAATATCCAGAATTCATTAGAAGCTGATATAGACAAAATAGTTTAG
- a CDS encoding spore coat protein: protein MLQERDMVNDILSMTKASSSTYTTAIHCCSNQQLRTILQQLRNEAENFQYQLYEIANQKGYYQPAKTVEAQERQQIKQSLSQNTMS from the coding sequence ATGCTTCAAGAAAGAGATATGGTAAATGATATATTATCTATGACCAAAGCTAGTTCCAGTACTTACACTACAGCTATTCATTGTTGTTCAAATCAACAATTAAGAACAATTTTACAACAATTAAGAAATGAAGCTGAAAATTTTCAGTATCAATTATATGAAATAGCTAATCAAAAAGGTTATTATCAACCAGCAAAAACTGTAGAAGCTCAAGAAAGACAACAAATCAAACAAAGTTTATCACAAAATACAATGTCTTAA
- a CDS encoding fructose-1,6-bisphosphatase encodes MDMKNITIDELEQNMDYLRLLSNQYPTIGDVSAEIINLQAILNLPKGTEHFITDLHGEYEAFSHVLRNASGVLKLKIDDIFEHVLTKEQKKSLATLLYYPEQKLEVVKKTEKDIKSWYSITLYRLIQLCRIVSSKYSRSKVRKALPKQFAYIIEELLHEDKNRLNKHNYFNEIIKTIIDIDSADEFIIAICKLVQRLAIDRLHILGDIYDRGPGAHFILDELCNHHCVDIQWGNHDILWMGAASGSKACIANVIRISTRYANLATIEEGYGINLLPLATFAMHFYKDDSCDKFKTKFPIEMHYGERDLKIIAAMHKAIAIIQFKLEGQIIMKSPQYNMENRRLLHRINYEKGTITIKDKEYKLNDISFPTVDPKNPYKLTLEEEQLMDRLKSYFLNSEKLHKHIKFLYSHGSMYLKINSNLLYHGCIPLNGKNEFKKVKVGKNFYSGKQLLDVWDVLIRKAYFDKENIDEDQYGTDIMWYLWCGDSSPLFGKDQMTTFERYFIDDKATHVEIKNPYFHLRDNENICRNILKEFDLDVNSSHIINGHVPVKTKQGESPIKANGKLLVIDGGFSKAYQQMTGIAGYTLIYNSYGLRLASHEPFESTDKAINEEKDIVSTLRVLEKVNRKYVANTDIGKEIKEQIKYLEMLLVAYRKGLVKES; translated from the coding sequence ATGGATATGAAAAATATAACTATCGACGAATTAGAACAGAATATGGATTATTTACGATTATTATCAAACCAATACCCAACAATAGGAGATGTAAGTGCAGAGATAATAAATCTGCAAGCTATATTAAATCTACCAAAAGGAACTGAACATTTTATTACAGATTTACATGGAGAATATGAAGCTTTTTCTCATGTTTTAAGGAATGCATCTGGAGTGTTAAAGCTCAAGATTGATGATATATTTGAACATGTTTTAACAAAAGAGCAAAAAAAATCTTTAGCAACGTTATTATACTATCCTGAACAAAAGCTTGAGGTTGTAAAAAAAACAGAAAAAGACATAAAATCATGGTATAGCATAACACTGTATAGATTAATACAACTTTGTAGAATAGTATCTTCAAAATATTCTCGCTCCAAAGTCAGAAAAGCTTTACCTAAACAATTTGCTTATATAATAGAAGAATTATTACATGAAGACAAAAACAGGTTAAATAAACACAATTATTTTAATGAAATAATAAAGACTATTATTGATATAGATAGTGCAGATGAATTTATTATAGCAATATGTAAACTTGTACAGAGACTTGCAATTGACAGATTACATATTTTAGGAGACATATATGACAGAGGACCAGGAGCACATTTTATATTAGATGAATTATGTAATCACCACTGTGTAGATATCCAATGGGGGAACCATGATATATTATGGATGGGTGCTGCTAGTGGATCAAAAGCATGTATAGCTAATGTTATAAGAATATCTACAAGATATGCTAATCTTGCTACTATAGAAGAAGGATATGGAATAAATCTTTTACCACTTGCAACCTTTGCAATGCATTTTTATAAGGATGATTCTTGTGATAAATTCAAAACTAAATTTCCAATAGAAATGCATTATGGTGAAAGAGACCTAAAAATAATAGCTGCAATGCATAAAGCTATAGCAATTATACAGTTTAAACTAGAAGGACAAATTATAATGAAGAGTCCTCAATATAATATGGAAAATAGAAGGCTTTTGCATAGGATTAATTATGAAAAAGGAACAATAACAATAAAAGATAAAGAATACAAGTTAAATGACATTAGTTTTCCAACAGTAGATCCTAAAAACCCATATAAGTTAACATTAGAAGAAGAACAACTTATGGATAGATTAAAATCATATTTTCTAAATAGTGAAAAATTACACAAACATATAAAATTTTTATATTCACATGGCAGCATGTATCTAAAAATCAATTCAAATCTTTTGTATCATGGATGTATACCATTAAATGGAAAAAATGAATTTAAGAAAGTTAAAGTTGGAAAAAATTTTTATAGCGGAAAACAATTATTGGATGTTTGGGATGTATTGATTAGAAAAGCTTATTTTGATAAAGAGAATATAGATGAAGACCAATATGGAACTGATATAATGTGGTATTTATGGTGTGGAGATAGTTCTCCACTGTTTGGGAAGGATCAAATGACTACCTTTGAGAGATATTTTATTGATGATAAAGCTACTCATGTTGAAATTAAAAATCCATATTTCCATTTAAGAGACAATGAGAATATATGTAGAAATATATTAAAGGAATTTGATTTAGATGTAAATTCGTCACATATAATAAACGGACATGTGCCAGTAAAAACTAAACAAGGAGAAAGTCCAATAAAAGCTAATGGCAAATTATTAGTTATAGATGGAGGATTTTCAAAAGCTTATCAGCAAATGACAGGCATAGCAGGATATACACTAATTTATAATTCATATGGATTAAGGTTAGCTTCTCATGAACCTTTTGAATCAACAGATAAGGCTATAAATGAAGAAAAAGATATAGTATCTACTTTAAGAGTACTAGAAAAAGTAAATAGAAAATATGTTGCAAATACTGATATAGGAAAAGAAATAAAAGAACAAATTAAATATTTAGAAATGCTATTAGTAGCATACAGAAAAGGATTAGTAAAAGAGAGCTGA
- a CDS encoding Hsp20/alpha crystallin family protein, which translates to MGKLIPYNKQRDNSMKEHMDKYFFEQPDIIINKLFNNFFNNKFIDNINTNIEETKENYIIELKLHGFKKEQIDIQINSGYLVVKGQKRDDLNVEKNGYTTRKSRIGHFKRSFKLEDIDNRRINAFFENGVLKITMPKIKS; encoded by the coding sequence ATGGGTAAATTAATACCATATAATAAACAAAGAGACAATAGTATGAAAGAACATATGGATAAATATTTTTTTGAACAGCCTGATATTATTATTAATAAATTATTTAATAATTTTTTTAATAATAAGTTTATTGATAATATAAATACAAATATAGAAGAAACAAAGGAAAATTATATCATAGAATTGAAATTACATGGTTTTAAGAAAGAACAAATAGATATACAGATAAACAGTGGATATCTTGTAGTAAAGGGACAAAAAAGAGATGATTTAAATGTTGAAAAAAACGGTTACACAACAAGAAAAAGCAGAATTGGCCATTTCAAAAGGTCGTTCAAACTAGAAGACATTGACAATCGTAGAATAAATGCATTTTTTGAAAATGGTGTTTTAAAAATTACTATGCCTAAAATAAAAAGTTAA
- a CDS encoding cation:proton antiporter — MNTLLVLSISLLCGLLTAKLLNRFKLPSVTGYLIAGLFLGPSIFNIIPAEICTDIEYISEFALGIIAFNIGGSFELSYVKKLGKSIIILTLIQALGTAIIVFLVINFITHDLVFSLLIGAISSATAPAATLLVIKEFKAKGPLTDTLLAVVALDDMVCLFIFSISTAIAKVITANTFNIKEAFFTPLLEICSSIILGIFIGFLILSIIKHTKHANDSLVIVLGTILLGCGVAKHLHLSPLLTCMCSGVFIANLYSEKKKLYRQVEFVTPPIYILFFTFAGIGLDISVLSKLGILGLAYILSRTLGKIIGSYIGSLISKSPKVVKKYIGFGLLPQAGVAIGLAMIVMLEFPEFGKELSNIVMGAVLIYEIIGPILTRIILYKAKEIDPNKKSINKTKTISMNH; from the coding sequence ATGAATACTTTGCTAGTATTGAGTATTTCTCTACTTTGCGGATTATTAACGGCAAAGTTATTAAACAGATTCAAACTTCCCTCTGTAACGGGATATTTAATCGCTGGACTATTTCTTGGGCCATCTATATTTAATATTATACCTGCTGAGATTTGCACAGATATTGAATACATAAGCGAATTTGCACTGGGTATCATTGCTTTTAATATAGGTGGCAGTTTTGAACTTAGTTATGTAAAAAAACTTGGCAAAAGCATTATTATATTGACATTAATACAAGCGTTAGGTACAGCCATTATAGTATTCTTAGTAATAAATTTTATAACACATGATTTAGTTTTTAGTCTTTTAATTGGAGCAATTTCATCTGCTACAGCTCCAGCTGCAACACTTCTAGTCATTAAAGAATTTAAAGCAAAAGGTCCTTTAACTGATACACTCCTTGCAGTAGTTGCTTTGGACGATATGGTTTGTCTTTTCATCTTTAGTATTTCAACAGCAATTGCAAAAGTAATAACAGCAAATACATTTAATATAAAAGAAGCTTTTTTCACACCTTTATTAGAAATATGTTCTTCAATAATTTTAGGCATATTTATAGGTTTTCTAATACTTAGTATAATTAAACATACCAAACATGCTAATGATTCATTAGTGATAGTATTAGGAACTATATTGTTAGGTTGTGGAGTTGCTAAGCATTTGCATCTTTCACCTTTGTTGACATGTATGTGCTCTGGTGTATTTATTGCAAATCTATATAGTGAAAAGAAAAAACTATATAGACAAGTTGAATTCGTTACACCACCTATTTATATATTGTTTTTTACATTTGCTGGTATCGGATTAGATATAAGCGTTCTTTCTAAATTAGGAATTTTAGGCTTAGCTTATATTTTATCAAGAACATTAGGTAAAATTATTGGTTCTTACATAGGTAGTTTGATTTCTAAGTCACCAAAAGTAGTAAAAAAATACATTGGATTTGGACTACTACCTCAAGCAGGAGTAGCTATTGGCCTTGCTATGATTGTAATGTTAGAATTCCCTGAATTCGGTAAAGAACTTTCTAATATAGTAATGGGTGCTGTATTGATATATGAAATTATTGGACCTATTTTAACCAGAATTATATTATATAAAGCTAAGGAAATTGACCCAAATAAAAAATCTATTAACAAAACTAAAACCATATCTATGAACCATTAA
- a CDS encoding metal ABC transporter solute-binding protein, Zn/Mn family, which translates to MKKRLLIIILIVLIIVTLFITVIVKRHNNKITIGVSIIPEETFIKEIAKDKVDIVTLIPSGYSLANYEPSAKDIEKFSKVNLYLSIGIPLEDNIIPKLKKISKNMNIINLVDIVKENHELIYLKQDSIDPYIWMSPIRVISMVDEIAEQLGNIDKKNKDYYIKNANEYKKRLEGVNNRFKKELGKKGNKYFIMYHPSLAYFADDYGLEMIVIQAQCDGLKLQKVINEARFKNIKAVLYQSETDSSQVQVLAREIGGITYKINPLSKDYIKNLLSILDYFKEINYS; encoded by the coding sequence GTGAAGAAAAGATTATTGATAATTATTTTAATTGTTTTAATCATTGTAACATTATTCATAACAGTAATAGTAAAAAGGCATAATAATAAAATTACCATAGGTGTTTCTATTATACCTGAGGAAACATTTATTAAAGAAATTGCTAAGGATAAGGTAGATATTGTAACATTGATTCCATCAGGTTATAGCCTAGCTAATTATGAGCCTTCAGCAAAAGATATAGAGAAATTTAGTAAAGTAAATTTGTATTTAAGTATTGGAATACCATTAGAAGATAATATTATTCCAAAGTTAAAAAAAATCAGTAAAAATATGAATATCATCAATCTTGTGGATATAGTTAAAGAAAACCATGAACTTATATATTTAAAGCAAGACAGTATTGATCCATACATATGGATGTCTCCAATACGTGTTATAAGTATGGTAGATGAGATAGCTGAACAACTTGGAAATATAGATAAAAAAAATAAAGATTATTATATTAAAAATGCTAATGAATATAAAAAGAGATTAGAAGGAGTAAATAATAGATTTAAAAAAGAACTTGGAAAAAAAGGCAATAAATACTTTATAATGTATCATCCATCTTTAGCTTATTTTGCTGATGATTACGGGTTAGAAATGATTGTTATACAAGCTCAATGCGATGGGTTAAAATTACAAAAAGTAATTAATGAAGCTAGATTTAAAAATATTAAAGCAGTATTATATCAATCAGAAACAGATAGTTCTCAAGTTCAGGTATTAGCAAGAGAAATAGGAGGTATAACTTATAAAATAAATCCTCTAAGTAAAGATTACATAAAGAACTTACTTAGTATTTTAGATTATTTTAAAGAGATAAATTATAGTTGA